A single Oncorhynchus kisutch isolate 150728-3 unplaced genomic scaffold, Okis_V2 scaffold4034, whole genome shotgun sequence DNA region contains:
- the LOC116373395 gene encoding NLR family CARD domain-containing protein 3-like isoform X3, which produces MKSDWSMEHPIEFREGDFSTEQRNQQERSESEILSGQSSQSHQTDLASIFSILEEKIMTFVKNELKMFKRILSPELPEGFESQKQEVEDAEDEKQESSAREGALKITLHILRKMNQKELADTLEKYSDELAVICQRELKSNLKKKFQCVFEGIAKQGNPTLLNKIYTELYITEGGKGEVNNEHELRQIETTTRKQARPETAIKCNDIFKPLTGQDKRIRTVLTKGVAGIGKTVSVQKFILDWAEGKANQDVQFVFSFPFRELNLMKEDKHTFIELLNHFSMETKQSGISIYNKYKVLFIFDGLDECRLPLDFQKNKICWDVTESTSVDVLLTNLIKGNLLPSALLWITTRPAAANKIPPECVDQVTEVRGFNDPQKEEYFRKRFRDEDLSSRIISHIKTSRSLHIMCHIPVFCWISATVLEHMLKHKREEMPKTLTEMYTHLVVFHTKQKNEKYLGKEETGPHWNKESILSLGKLAFQQLVTGNLIFYEEDLKEAGIDVNEASVYSGLCTQLFKEECVLYQDKVYCFVHLSIQEFLAAVYVFLSFINNNENLMDKLQSTSRNLSVRIKQRRKVTFYKSAVDKALQSEMGNLDLFLRFLLGLSLESNQKHLRGLLTKTRSSSQSHEETVEYIKEKIRENPSPERSINLFHCLNELNDHSLVKEIQSYLSSGSVSEEELSPAQWSALVFVLLTSEKELDVFDLKKYSRSEEGLLRLLPVVKASRAAL; this is translated from the exons atgaagagtgactggTCTATGGAACATCCTATAGAgtttagagagggagacttttctactgaacaaag aaaccaacaggagagatcagagtcagagattctcagtggtcagtcttcccagagtcatcaaacagacctggcctccatattcagt atACTTGAAGAGAAAATTATGACATTTGTGAAGAACGAGCTGAAGATGTTCAAGAGGATTCTTAGTCCAGAACTCCCAGAAGGCTTTGAGAGTCAGAAGCAGGAAGTGGAGGACGCTGAAGATGAGAagcaggagagcagtgccagagagggggctctgaagatcacactgcacatcctgaggaaaatgaaccagaaggagcttgctgacacactggagaaat ATTCAGATGAGCTCGCTGTGATTTGCCAACGTGAACTCAAATCTAatctaaagaagaagtttcaatgtgtatttgaggggatcgctaaacaaggaaacccaacacttctcaataagatctacacagagctctacatcacagagggtggaaaaggagaggtcaataatgaacatgagctgagacagattgagacaacaaccaggaaacaagcaagaccagagactgcaatcaaatgtaacgacatcttcaaacccttaactggacaagacaaacgtatcagaactgtgctgacaaagggagtcgctggcattggaaaaacagtctctgtgcagaagttcattctggactgggctgaaggaaaagcaaatcaggatgtccaatttgtattttcattcccttttcgggagctgaatttgatgaaagaggacaaacacactttcattgaacttctcaatcacttctcaatggaaaccaaacaaTCAGGAATCTCCATCTACAACAAGTAcaaagttctgttcatctttgatggtctggatgagtgccgactgcccctagacttccagaagaacaagatctgttgggacgtcacagagtcaacctcagtggatgttctgctgacaaatctcatcaagggaaatctgcttccctctgctctcctctggataactacccgacctgcagcagccaataagATCCCCCCTGAGTGTGTTGACCAGGTaacagaggtacgagggttcaatgacccgcagaaggaggagtacttcaggaagagattcagGGATGAGGACCTGTccagcagaatcatctcacacataaagacatcaaggagcctccacatcatgtgccacattccagtcttctgttggatttctgcaacagtccttgaacacatgctgaaacataagagagaagagatgcccaagacactgactgagatgtacacacaccttgtggtgtttcataccaaacagaagaatgaaaagtatcttgggaaagaagagacaggtccacactggaataaagagagcattctgtccctgggaaaactggcttttcaacagcttgtgactggcaatctgattttctatgaagaagacctgaaagaggctggcattgatgtcaatgaagcctcagtgtactcaggattgtgcacacagctctttaaagaggaatgtgtgctgtaccaggacaaggtgtactgctttgttcatctgagcattcaggagtttctggctgctgtatatgtgttcctctcattcatcaacaacaatgAGAATCTAATGGACAAACTGCAATCAACATCCAGGAACCTTTCTGTGAGGATCAAACAAAGGCGTAAAGTTACTTTCTACAAGAGTGCTGTGGATAAAGCCTTACAAAGTGAGATGGGAAACCTGGACCTTTTCCTCCGCTTCCTActgggcctctcactggagtccaatcagaagcacttacgaggtctactgacaaagacaagaagcagctcacagagccatgaagaaacagtcgagtacatcaaggagaagatcagggagaatccctctccagagaggagcatcaatctgttccactgtctgaatgaactgaatgaccattCTCTAGTGAAGGAGATCCAAAGCTACCTGAGCTCAGGAAGTGTCTCAGAAGAAGAACTGTCACCtgcacagtggtcagctctggtctttgtgttgctgacttcagaaaaggagctggatgtgtttgacctgaagaaatactccagatcagaggaaggtcttctgaggctgctgccagtggtcaaagcctccagagctgctctgtga
- the LOC116373395 gene encoding NLR family CARD domain-containing protein 3-like isoform X1 has translation MSLSGEREEVGPASKMSLSGAREEGGLASKMHLSEGHDTKAKRPIKQERPASPVPSCVSMKSDWSMEHPIEFREGDFSTEQRNQQERSESEILSGQSSQSHQTDLASIFSILEEKIMTFVKNELKMFKRILSPELPEGFESQKQEVEDAEDEKQESSAREGALKITLHILRKMNQKELADTLEKYSDELAVICQRELKSNLKKKFQCVFEGIAKQGNPTLLNKIYTELYITEGGKGEVNNEHELRQIETTTRKQARPETAIKCNDIFKPLTGQDKRIRTVLTKGVAGIGKTVSVQKFILDWAEGKANQDVQFVFSFPFRELNLMKEDKHTFIELLNHFSMETKQSGISIYNKYKVLFIFDGLDECRLPLDFQKNKICWDVTESTSVDVLLTNLIKGNLLPSALLWITTRPAAANKIPPECVDQVTEVRGFNDPQKEEYFRKRFRDEDLSSRIISHIKTSRSLHIMCHIPVFCWISATVLEHMLKHKREEMPKTLTEMYTHLVVFHTKQKNEKYLGKEETGPHWNKESILSLGKLAFQQLVTGNLIFYEEDLKEAGIDVNEASVYSGLCTQLFKEECVLYQDKVYCFVHLSIQEFLAAVYVFLSFINNNENLMDKLQSTSRNLSVRIKQRRKVTFYKSAVDKALQSEMGNLDLFLRFLLGLSLESNQKHLRGLLTKTRSSSQSHEETVEYIKEKIRENPSPERSINLFHCLNELNDHSLVKEIQSYLSSGSVSEEELSPAQWSALVFVLLTSEKELDVFDLKKYSRSEEGLLRLLPVVKASRAAL, from the exons atgagtctctctggggagagagaggaggtgggccctgcctctaaaatgagtctctctggggcgagagaggaggggggccttGCCTCTAAAATGCATCTCTCTGAGGGACATGACACCAAAGCTAAGAG accaatcaagcaggagagaccagcctcccctgttcccagctgtgtgtccatgaagagtgactggTCTATGGAACATCCTATAGAgtttagagagggagacttttctactgaacaaag aaaccaacaggagagatcagagtcagagattctcagtggtcagtcttcccagagtcatcaaacagacctggcctccatattcagt atACTTGAAGAGAAAATTATGACATTTGTGAAGAACGAGCTGAAGATGTTCAAGAGGATTCTTAGTCCAGAACTCCCAGAAGGCTTTGAGAGTCAGAAGCAGGAAGTGGAGGACGCTGAAGATGAGAagcaggagagcagtgccagagagggggctctgaagatcacactgcacatcctgaggaaaatgaaccagaaggagcttgctgacacactggagaaat ATTCAGATGAGCTCGCTGTGATTTGCCAACGTGAACTCAAATCTAatctaaagaagaagtttcaatgtgtatttgaggggatcgctaaacaaggaaacccaacacttctcaataagatctacacagagctctacatcacagagggtggaaaaggagaggtcaataatgaacatgagctgagacagattgagacaacaaccaggaaacaagcaagaccagagactgcaatcaaatgtaacgacatcttcaaacccttaactggacaagacaaacgtatcagaactgtgctgacaaagggagtcgctggcattggaaaaacagtctctgtgcagaagttcattctggactgggctgaaggaaaagcaaatcaggatgtccaatttgtattttcattcccttttcgggagctgaatttgatgaaagaggacaaacacactttcattgaacttctcaatcacttctcaatggaaaccaaacaaTCAGGAATCTCCATCTACAACAAGTAcaaagttctgttcatctttgatggtctggatgagtgccgactgcccctagacttccagaagaacaagatctgttgggacgtcacagagtcaacctcagtggatgttctgctgacaaatctcatcaagggaaatctgcttccctctgctctcctctggataactacccgacctgcagcagccaataagATCCCCCCTGAGTGTGTTGACCAGGTaacagaggtacgagggttcaatgacccgcagaaggaggagtacttcaggaagagattcagGGATGAGGACCTGTccagcagaatcatctcacacataaagacatcaaggagcctccacatcatgtgccacattccagtcttctgttggatttctgcaacagtccttgaacacatgctgaaacataagagagaagagatgcccaagacactgactgagatgtacacacaccttgtggtgtttcataccaaacagaagaatgaaaagtatcttgggaaagaagagacaggtccacactggaataaagagagcattctgtccctgggaaaactggcttttcaacagcttgtgactggcaatctgattttctatgaagaagacctgaaagaggctggcattgatgtcaatgaagcctcagtgtactcaggattgtgcacacagctctttaaagaggaatgtgtgctgtaccaggacaaggtgtactgctttgttcatctgagcattcaggagtttctggctgctgtatatgtgttcctctcattcatcaacaacaatgAGAATCTAATGGACAAACTGCAATCAACATCCAGGAACCTTTCTGTGAGGATCAAACAAAGGCGTAAAGTTACTTTCTACAAGAGTGCTGTGGATAAAGCCTTACAAAGTGAGATGGGAAACCTGGACCTTTTCCTCCGCTTCCTActgggcctctcactggagtccaatcagaagcacttacgaggtctactgacaaagacaagaagcagctcacagagccatgaagaaacagtcgagtacatcaaggagaagatcagggagaatccctctccagagaggagcatcaatctgttccactgtctgaatgaactgaatgaccattCTCTAGTGAAGGAGATCCAAAGCTACCTGAGCTCAGGAAGTGTCTCAGAAGAAGAACTGTCACCtgcacagtggtcagctctggtctttgtgttgctgacttcagaaaaggagctggatgtgtttgacctgaagaaatactccagatcagaggaaggtcttctgaggctgctgccagtggtcaaagcctccagagctgctctgtga
- the LOC116373395 gene encoding NLR family CARD domain-containing protein 3-like isoform X2, whose amino-acid sequence MSLSGEREEVGPASKMSLSGAREEGGLASKMHLSEGHDTKAKRPIKQERPASPVPSCVSMKSDWSMEHPIEFREGDFSTEQRNQQERSESEILSGQSSQSHQTDLASIFSILEEKIMTFVKNELKMFKRILSPELPEGFESQKQEVEDAEDEKQESSAREGALKITLHILRKMNQKELADTLEKYELAVICQRELKSNLKKKFQCVFEGIAKQGNPTLLNKIYTELYITEGGKGEVNNEHELRQIETTTRKQARPETAIKCNDIFKPLTGQDKRIRTVLTKGVAGIGKTVSVQKFILDWAEGKANQDVQFVFSFPFRELNLMKEDKHTFIELLNHFSMETKQSGISIYNKYKVLFIFDGLDECRLPLDFQKNKICWDVTESTSVDVLLTNLIKGNLLPSALLWITTRPAAANKIPPECVDQVTEVRGFNDPQKEEYFRKRFRDEDLSSRIISHIKTSRSLHIMCHIPVFCWISATVLEHMLKHKREEMPKTLTEMYTHLVVFHTKQKNEKYLGKEETGPHWNKESILSLGKLAFQQLVTGNLIFYEEDLKEAGIDVNEASVYSGLCTQLFKEECVLYQDKVYCFVHLSIQEFLAAVYVFLSFINNNENLMDKLQSTSRNLSVRIKQRRKVTFYKSAVDKALQSEMGNLDLFLRFLLGLSLESNQKHLRGLLTKTRSSSQSHEETVEYIKEKIRENPSPERSINLFHCLNELNDHSLVKEIQSYLSSGSVSEEELSPAQWSALVFVLLTSEKELDVFDLKKYSRSEEGLLRLLPVVKASRAAL is encoded by the exons atgagtctctctggggagagagaggaggtgggccctgcctctaaaatgagtctctctggggcgagagaggaggggggccttGCCTCTAAAATGCATCTCTCTGAGGGACATGACACCAAAGCTAAGAG accaatcaagcaggagagaccagcctcccctgttcccagctgtgtgtccatgaagagtgactggTCTATGGAACATCCTATAGAgtttagagagggagacttttctactgaacaaag aaaccaacaggagagatcagagtcagagattctcagtggtcagtcttcccagagtcatcaaacagacctggcctccatattcagt atACTTGAAGAGAAAATTATGACATTTGTGAAGAACGAGCTGAAGATGTTCAAGAGGATTCTTAGTCCAGAACTCCCAGAAGGCTTTGAGAGTCAGAAGCAGGAAGTGGAGGACGCTGAAGATGAGAagcaggagagcagtgccagagagggggctctgaagatcacactgcacatcctgaggaaaatgaaccagaaggagcttgctgacacactggagaaat ATGAGCTCGCTGTGATTTGCCAACGTGAACTCAAATCTAatctaaagaagaagtttcaatgtgtatttgaggggatcgctaaacaaggaaacccaacacttctcaataagatctacacagagctctacatcacagagggtggaaaaggagaggtcaataatgaacatgagctgagacagattgagacaacaaccaggaaacaagcaagaccagagactgcaatcaaatgtaacgacatcttcaaacccttaactggacaagacaaacgtatcagaactgtgctgacaaagggagtcgctggcattggaaaaacagtctctgtgcagaagttcattctggactgggctgaaggaaaagcaaatcaggatgtccaatttgtattttcattcccttttcgggagctgaatttgatgaaagaggacaaacacactttcattgaacttctcaatcacttctcaatggaaaccaaacaaTCAGGAATCTCCATCTACAACAAGTAcaaagttctgttcatctttgatggtctggatgagtgccgactgcccctagacttccagaagaacaagatctgttgggacgtcacagagtcaacctcagtggatgttctgctgacaaatctcatcaagggaaatctgcttccctctgctctcctctggataactacccgacctgcagcagccaataagATCCCCCCTGAGTGTGTTGACCAGGTaacagaggtacgagggttcaatgacccgcagaaggaggagtacttcaggaagagattcagGGATGAGGACCTGTccagcagaatcatctcacacataaagacatcaaggagcctccacatcatgtgccacattccagtcttctgttggatttctgcaacagtccttgaacacatgctgaaacataagagagaagagatgcccaagacactgactgagatgtacacacaccttgtggtgtttcataccaaacagaagaatgaaaagtatcttgggaaagaagagacaggtccacactggaataaagagagcattctgtccctgggaaaactggcttttcaacagcttgtgactggcaatctgattttctatgaagaagacctgaaagaggctggcattgatgtcaatgaagcctcagtgtactcaggattgtgcacacagctctttaaagaggaatgtgtgctgtaccaggacaaggtgtactgctttgttcatctgagcattcaggagtttctggctgctgtatatgtgttcctctcattcatcaacaacaatgAGAATCTAATGGACAAACTGCAATCAACATCCAGGAACCTTTCTGTGAGGATCAAACAAAGGCGTAAAGTTACTTTCTACAAGAGTGCTGTGGATAAAGCCTTACAAAGTGAGATGGGAAACCTGGACCTTTTCCTCCGCTTCCTActgggcctctcactggagtccaatcagaagcacttacgaggtctactgacaaagacaagaagcagctcacagagccatgaagaaacagtcgagtacatcaaggagaagatcagggagaatccctctccagagaggagcatcaatctgttccactgtctgaatgaactgaatgaccattCTCTAGTGAAGGAGATCCAAAGCTACCTGAGCTCAGGAAGTGTCTCAGAAGAAGAACTGTCACCtgcacagtggtcagctctggtctttgtgttgctgacttcagaaaaggagctggatgtgtttgacctgaagaaatactccagatcagaggaaggtcttctgaggctgctgccagtggtcaaagcctccagagctgctctgtga